From a single Azospirillum fermentarium genomic region:
- a CDS encoding DUF29 domain-containing protein: MSSSKATAFDQDFYAWTQEQAAALRRAAADRVNLPIDWENLAEEVDSMGRGERHEIEHRLTVLLTHLLKWFCCPDLRDRCERPWRLIIREQRRMIVKRLADSPSLRPFAAAAFAEAYRNARGDAADEAEADIRSFPPDPPFSLDEALDPAYPPDLFPPEWRG, translated from the coding sequence ATGAGCAGCAGCAAGGCCACGGCCTTCGATCAGGATTTCTACGCCTGGACCCAGGAGCAGGCGGCGGCCCTTCGCCGGGCCGCCGCCGACCGGGTGAATCTGCCCATCGACTGGGAAAACCTGGCCGAGGAAGTTGACAGCATGGGACGGGGTGAGCGGCACGAAATCGAGCATCGCTTGACGGTGCTTCTCACCCATCTCCTGAAATGGTTCTGTTGTCCCGACCTGCGGGACCGATGCGAGCGCCCGTGGCGCCTGATCATCCGCGAGCAGCGGCGGATGATCGTCAAGAGGCTGGCCGACAGCCCGAGTCTGCGTCCCTTTGCCGCCGCGGCCTTTGCCGAGGCCTACCGCAACGCCCGCGGCGATGCCGCCGACGAAGCGGAGGCCGACATCCGTTCATTTCCGCCCGATCCGCCGTTCTCGCTTGACGAGGCGCTCGATCCGGCTTATCCGCCCGACCTGTTTCCGCCGGAATGGCGCGGGTGA
- the lpdA gene encoding dihydrolipoyl dehydrogenase produces MADMNYDVIVIGGGPGGYVAAIRAAQLGLHTAVIERENLGGICLNWGCIPTKALLRSAEVLRLMKHGKDYGLSAGDISFDLAKVVERSRKVAAQLNGGVKHLLKKNKVTVIDGHATLLGKGQVKVDKGGAPVGTFGAKNIIIATGARARTLPGLEDDGKLVWTYRKAMTPDTQPKSLLVIGSGAIGIEFANFYNELGTKVTVVEVMDRILPAEDAEISAFARKAFEKQGMRIITGAKAGNLRKTADNVTVAIDTNGKVEDVTVDRVILAVGISPNTENLGLENTKVKTDRGHIVTNQWCETDEPGVYAIGDVTGAPWLAHKASHEGVICVEKIAGQHPHPLDPRSIPGCTYSHPQVASVGLTEAKAKEAGYEIKVGRFPFIGNGKAIALGEAEGLVKTIFDAKTGELLGAHMIGAEVTEMIQGYTIARTLETTEAELMHTVFPHPTLSEMMHEAVLDAYGRAIHF; encoded by the coding sequence ATGGCCGACATGAACTATGACGTCATCGTCATCGGCGGCGGTCCGGGCGGGTATGTGGCGGCGATCCGCGCCGCCCAGCTCGGGCTGCACACGGCGGTGATCGAACGGGAAAACCTGGGCGGTATCTGCCTCAACTGGGGCTGCATCCCGACCAAGGCGCTGCTGCGCTCGGCGGAAGTGCTGCGGCTGATGAAGCACGGGAAGGATTACGGCCTGTCCGCGGGCGACATCTCCTTCGACCTGGCCAAGGTCGTGGAGCGGTCGCGCAAGGTGGCCGCCCAGCTCAACGGCGGCGTCAAGCATCTGCTGAAGAAGAACAAGGTGACCGTCATCGACGGTCACGCCACCCTGCTGGGCAAGGGGCAGGTGAAGGTGGACAAGGGCGGGGCGCCGGTCGGCACCTTCGGCGCCAAGAACATCATCATCGCCACCGGTGCCCGCGCCCGCACCCTGCCGGGTCTGGAAGACGACGGCAAGCTGGTGTGGACCTACCGCAAGGCCATGACGCCGGACACCCAGCCCAAGTCGCTGCTGGTGATCGGCTCGGGCGCCATCGGCATCGAATTCGCCAACTTCTACAACGAGTTGGGGACCAAGGTGACGGTGGTGGAGGTGATGGACCGCATCCTCCCCGCCGAGGATGCCGAAATCTCCGCCTTCGCCCGCAAGGCCTTCGAGAAGCAGGGCATGCGCATCATCACGGGCGCCAAGGCCGGCAACCTGCGCAAGACCGCCGATAACGTCACGGTCGCCATCGACACCAACGGCAAGGTCGAGGACGTCACCGTTGACCGCGTGATCCTGGCCGTCGGCATCTCCCCCAACACCGAAAATCTTGGCCTGGAAAACACCAAGGTGAAGACGGACCGGGGGCACATCGTCACCAACCAGTGGTGCGAGACCGACGAGCCCGGCGTCTATGCCATCGGCGACGTGACCGGTGCCCCCTGGCTCGCCCACAAGGCCAGCCACGAAGGCGTCATCTGCGTGGAGAAGATCGCCGGGCAGCACCCGCACCCGCTCGATCCCCGCTCGATCCCCGGCTGCACCTATTCGCACCCGCAGGTGGCCTCGGTCGGCCTGACGGAGGCGAAGGCCAAGGAAGCCGGGTACGAGATCAAGGTGGGCCGCTTCCCCTTCATCGGCAACGGCAAGGCCATCGCGCTCGGCGAAGCGGAGGGGCTGGTCAAGACCATCTTCGACGCCAAGACCGGCGAGTTGCTGGGCGCCCACATGATCGGGGCGGAGGTGACCGAGATGATCCAGGGCTACACCATCGCCCGGACGCTGGAAACCACCGAGGCCGAGCTGATGCACACCGTCTTCCCGCATCCGACCCTGTCGGAAATGATGCATGAAGCGGTCCTTGATGCCTATGGCCGGGCGATCCACTTCTGA
- a CDS encoding pyruvate dehydrogenase complex E1 component subunit beta — protein sequence MPIEVLMPALSPTMTEGKLAKWVKKEGDAVKSGDVIAEIETDKATMEVEAVDEGRIGKILVAEGTENVAVNTPIAVLLEEGEDASAIAGGEKPKTAALPSVKGDEAPAASTLPATPASGPAAPPPSDEDKFFEKTVKRTVREALRDAMAEEMRRDEKVFVMGEEVAQYQGAYKVTQNLLQEFGPDRVIDTPITEYGFSGLAVGAGFKGLRPVVEFMTFNFAMQAIDHIINSAAKTLYMSGGQMGCPIVFRGPNGAAARVGAQHSQDYASWYAHCPGLKVVSPYSAADAKGLLKAAIRDPNPVVFLENEILYGQSFDVPESEDFIVPIGRAKIVRAGKDVTITAYSLMVGHALAAAEALAKEGIDAEVIDLRTIRPLDVHTIVESVKKTNRLVSVEEGWPVCGIGSEMAAIAMDHAFDHLDAPVVRVHGVDVPMPYAANLEKLALPQVEHIVAAAKKVLYRG from the coding sequence ATGCCGATCGAAGTGCTGATGCCGGCCCTGTCGCCCACGATGACCGAGGGCAAGCTGGCCAAATGGGTCAAGAAGGAAGGTGACGCGGTGAAGTCCGGCGACGTGATCGCCGAGATCGAAACCGACAAGGCCACCATGGAAGTCGAAGCGGTGGACGAAGGCCGCATCGGTAAGATCCTGGTCGCCGAGGGCACCGAGAACGTGGCGGTGAACACCCCCATCGCCGTGCTGCTGGAAGAGGGCGAGGACGCCTCGGCCATCGCCGGCGGCGAAAAGCCCAAGACCGCGGCCCTGCCGTCGGTGAAGGGCGACGAGGCGCCCGCCGCCTCCACCCTGCCGGCCACCCCGGCCAGCGGGCCGGCGGCCCCGCCGCCGTCGGACGAGGACAAGTTCTTCGAAAAGACCGTCAAGCGCACCGTGCGTGAAGCGCTGCGCGACGCCATGGCCGAAGAAATGCGCCGTGACGAAAAGGTCTTCGTCATGGGTGAAGAGGTCGCCCAGTATCAGGGCGCCTACAAGGTCACCCAGAACCTGCTCCAGGAATTCGGCCCCGACCGCGTGATCGACACCCCGATCACCGAATATGGCTTTTCCGGTCTGGCCGTGGGTGCGGGTTTCAAGGGTCTGCGGCCGGTCGTGGAATTCATGACCTTCAACTTCGCCATGCAGGCCATCGACCACATCATCAATTCGGCGGCCAAGACCCTTTACATGTCCGGCGGTCAGATGGGGTGCCCCATCGTGTTCCGCGGTCCCAACGGGGCGGCGGCCCGCGTGGGTGCGCAGCACTCGCAGGATTATGCCTCGTGGTACGCCCATTGCCCGGGCCTGAAGGTGGTGTCGCCCTATTCGGCGGCGGATGCCAAGGGCCTGCTGAAGGCGGCGATCCGTGATCCGAACCCGGTGGTGTTCCTGGAAAACGAAATCCTCTACGGCCAGTCGTTCGACGTGCCGGAGAGCGAGGATTTCATCGTTCCCATCGGCCGGGCCAAGATCGTGCGCGCCGGCAAGGATGTGACCATCACCGCCTATTCCCTGATGGTCGGCCACGCGCTGGCCGCCGCGGAAGCGCTGGCGAAGGAAGGCATCGACGCCGAGGTCATCGACCTGCGCACCATCCGTCCGCTGGACGTCCACACCATCGTGGAAAGCGTGAAGAAGACCAACCGGCTGGTGTCGGTGGAAGAAGGCTGGCCGGTGTGCGGCATCGGGTCGGAAATGGCGGCCATCGCCATGGATCACGCCTTCGACCATCTCGACGCCCCGGTGGTGCGTGTGCATGGCGTGGACGTTCCCATGCCCTACGCCGCGAACCTGGAAAAGCTGGCGCTGCCGCAGGTCGAGCACATCGTCGCTGCGGCCAAGAAAGTGCTTTATCGCGGTTGA
- a CDS encoding pyruvate dehydrogenase complex dihydrolipoamide acetyltransferase: MPIRILMPALSPTMTEGTLAKWLKKEGDEVKSGDVIAEIETDKATMEVEAVDEGRIAKILVAGGTQGVAVNTPIAILLEEGEDASALDAAEAAPKAAPAPAPTAAAAPATVAPAPAPAAAAHGGGSRVFASPLARRLAAQAGIELSAVKGSGPNGRIVKADVEAAKASGVTKAPAAAPAASPAPAPAAAPAPVPAAKPAGVDAKDLSDKLGMRYKAIPNTGMRKTIARRLSEAKQTVPHFYLTIDCQLDALLKVRSELNSRSDAYKLSVNDFVIRAVALALKKVPAANAAWTDEAILQYDHADVSVAVATPTGLITPIIKAAEGKGLAQISNEMKDLAKRARDGKLKPEEFQGGTFSVSNLGMFGIREFAAIINPPQGCILAVGAGEQRPIVKDGALAVATMMSCTLSVDHRVVDGAVGAEFLAAFKGLIEDPLSMLL; encoded by the coding sequence ATGCCCATTCGCATTCTGATGCCCGCCCTCTCGCCCACGATGACCGAGGGCACTTTGGCCAAGTGGCTGAAGAAAGAGGGCGACGAGGTGAAGTCCGGCGATGTGATCGCCGAGATCGAAACCGACAAGGCCACCATGGAAGTCGAAGCGGTCGATGAAGGCCGCATCGCCAAGATCCTGGTTGCCGGCGGAACCCAGGGGGTGGCGGTGAACACCCCCATCGCCATCCTGCTGGAAGAGGGCGAGGACGCCTCCGCCCTCGACGCGGCGGAAGCAGCGCCCAAGGCCGCCCCGGCCCCGGCGCCCACCGCGGCGGCGGCTCCCGCCACTGTTGCTCCGGCCCCGGCCCCGGCGGCGGCTGCCCACGGCGGCGGTAGCCGTGTGTTCGCCAGCCCGCTGGCCCGCCGTCTGGCGGCGCAGGCCGGCATCGAGCTGTCCGCCGTGAAGGGCTCCGGCCCCAACGGCCGCATCGTCAAGGCCGACGTGGAAGCCGCCAAGGCCTCCGGCGTCACCAAGGCCCCGGCGGCTGCACCCGCAGCCTCTCCGGCTCCGGCTCCGGCTGCAGCCCCGGCCCCCGTCCCGGCGGCCAAGCCGGCGGGCGTGGACGCCAAGGATCTCTCCGACAAGCTGGGCATGCGCTACAAGGCCATTCCCAACACCGGCATGCGCAAGACCATCGCGCGCCGCCTGTCGGAAGCCAAGCAGACGGTTCCGCACTTCTACCTGACCATCGACTGCCAGCTCGACGCGCTTTTGAAGGTGCGCTCGGAGCTGAACAGCCGGTCGGACGCCTACAAGCTGTCGGTCAACGACTTCGTGATCCGCGCCGTGGCCCTGGCCCTGAAGAAGGTGCCCGCCGCCAACGCCGCCTGGACCGACGAGGCGATCCTGCAGTACGACCACGCCGACGTGTCGGTGGCGGTGGCCACGCCCACGGGCCTGATCACCCCCATCATCAAGGCGGCGGAGGGCAAGGGCCTGGCCCAGATCTCCAACGAGATGAAGGATCTCGCCAAGCGCGCCCGCGACGGCAAGCTGAAGCCCGAGGAATTCCAGGGCGGCACCTTCTCCGTCTCCAACCTGGGCATGTTCGGCATCCGTGAGTTCGCGGCGATCATCAACCCGCCCCAGGGCTGCATCCTGGCGGTCGGTGCCGGCGAACAGCGCCCCATCGTGAAGGATGGTGCGCTGGCCGTCGCCACCATGATGAGCTGCACCCTGTCGGTGGACCACCGGGTGGTCGATGGTGCCGTGGGGGCGGAATTCCTGGCCGCCTTCAAGGGCCTGATCGAAGATCCCCTGAGCATGCTGCTCTGA